A region of Deinococcus rubellus DNA encodes the following proteins:
- a CDS encoding carbohydrate ABC transporter permease, translating into MSLISRRPRPPTTAAEPQAQERATFKSPVLPWLFLLPTFLILAVFLYYPALRTLRLSLYRSNIILGNESFEGLGQFAELLSSPVYHQVILQTLIYCALVVVLGLLLAMGLAWLASRPIAGAKFYRLMLIYPYALSPAIAGTIWLFLFNPEIGVINNILSSLIGVRPRWLDNPLLAFGLVVLAAIWKGLGYNVVFYLAAIQNIPGEVSEAAAIDGATGWQAYWKVIFPLLSPMTFFLVFTNLVYALFDSFGLVDILTRGGPVYGQTGITTFLIYQLYEDGFRNFKTGVAAAEAVLMLIMVGVITVMQFRYGNRRVHYGA; encoded by the coding sequence TTGAGCCTGATCTCTCGCCGCCCCCGCCCACCCACCACAGCCGCCGAGCCGCAGGCGCAGGAACGGGCCACCTTCAAAAGCCCGGTGCTGCCCTGGCTCTTCTTGCTGCCCACCTTCCTCATTCTGGCCGTGTTCCTGTATTACCCAGCCCTGCGCACCCTGCGCCTGAGCTTGTACCGCTCGAACATCATTCTGGGCAATGAGAGCTTCGAGGGACTGGGGCAATTCGCCGAGTTACTTTCCAGCCCGGTCTACCATCAGGTCATCTTGCAGACGCTCATCTACTGCGCCCTGGTGGTGGTGCTGGGACTGCTGTTGGCGATGGGCCTGGCGTGGCTGGCCAGCCGCCCGATTGCAGGGGCCAAGTTCTACCGCCTGATGCTGATCTATCCCTACGCCCTGTCTCCGGCCATCGCGGGCACCATCTGGCTGTTTTTGTTCAACCCTGAGATCGGCGTCATCAACAACATCCTCTCGTCGCTGATCGGCGTGCGCCCACGCTGGCTCGACAACCCGCTGCTGGCCTTCGGCCTGGTGGTTCTGGCGGCCATCTGGAAGGGACTGGGCTACAACGTGGTCTTTTATCTGGCGGCCATTCAGAACATTCCCGGCGAGGTGAGTGAAGCCGCTGCCATCGACGGCGCAACCGGCTGGCAGGCGTACTGGAAAGTGATTTTTCCGCTGCTCTCGCCGATGACGTTCTTTCTGGTGTTCACCAACCTGGTGTACGCCCTGTTCGACAGCTTCGGCCTGGTCGATATTCTCACGCGCGGCGGTCCGGTCTACGGTCAGACCGGCATCACCACCTTCCTGATCTACCAGCTCTACGAGGACGGATTCCGCAATTTCAAGACCGGCGTGGCTGCTGCCGAGGCCGTGCTGATGCTGATCATGGTCGGTGTGATCACCGTGATGCAGTTTCGCTACGGCAACCGGAGGGTTCACTATGGCGCGTAA
- a CDS encoding ABC transporter substrate-binding protein, whose protein sequence is MKRLMLMLALGSGLQTAAAQTTIEFWHSFGDAKRSDWIKARADEFNKSHPGVTVVPSYKGAYNDSLQATILAARQNKAPALVQIFEVGSQLALDSGMFQPVSSVKAVDFSDYIKPVINYYTINGKVNSLPFNSSSPVLYYNKDLMTKAGLNTATPPTTFGGVLRACAKVKVALPDTKCMSMALYGWFVEQWMSEQNALLFNNSNGRAGRATATTLDGAAGKKIFQFFKDLQDKGYLTNTGKLADTDGTNAIFSNQRAVFTINSTADLGNQLAAAKTAGFQLGVGVLPIPDGTARNGVVIGGASLWIPKNLTKPQAEAALDFALYMTNTKNMADWHKLTGYYPVRNSSITALRAQGWFTSSPLQITAFNQLLATKSNPASAGALNGVAIQTRTLMEQGLQKVTGGQGVDAVLSDTANQINAALTDYNKNFK, encoded by the coding sequence ATGAAACGATTGATGTTAATGCTGGCCCTCGGCAGCGGGCTTCAGACGGCAGCAGCCCAAACCACCATTGAATTCTGGCACTCCTTCGGCGACGCCAAGCGCAGCGACTGGATCAAGGCCCGCGCCGACGAGTTCAACAAATCCCACCCCGGCGTGACGGTGGTGCCCAGCTACAAGGGGGCCTACAACGACTCCTTGCAGGCCACCATCCTGGCTGCCCGTCAGAACAAGGCCCCGGCCCTGGTCCAGATCTTCGAGGTCGGCAGCCAGCTGGCGCTCGATTCGGGCATGTTCCAGCCGGTCAGCAGCGTCAAGGCCGTGGACTTTTCCGATTACATCAAGCCGGTCATCAACTACTACACCATCAACGGTAAGGTCAACAGCCTGCCGTTCAACAGCTCCTCACCGGTGCTGTACTACAACAAAGACCTGATGACCAAGGCGGGCCTGAACACCGCCACCCCGCCCACGACCTTTGGCGGCGTGCTGCGCGCCTGCGCCAAGGTGAAGGTGGCGCTGCCCGACACCAAGTGCATGAGTATGGCGCTCTACGGCTGGTTCGTCGAGCAGTGGATGTCCGAGCAAAACGCCCTGCTGTTCAACAACAGTAACGGGCGTGCGGGCCGCGCCACCGCCACCACCCTCGACGGAGCGGCGGGCAAGAAGATTTTCCAGTTCTTCAAAGACCTCCAGGACAAGGGCTACCTCACCAACACCGGCAAGCTGGCCGACACCGACGGCACCAACGCCATCTTCAGCAACCAGCGCGCCGTCTTCACCATCAACAGCACCGCCGACCTGGGCAACCAGCTGGCGGCAGCCAAGACGGCAGGCTTCCAGCTCGGCGTCGGCGTGCTGCCGATTCCTGACGGCACGGCGCGCAACGGCGTGGTCATCGGCGGGGCCAGCTTGTGGATTCCCAAGAACCTCACCAAGCCCCAGGCCGAAGCCGCACTCGACTTTGCCCTCTACATGACCAACACCAAGAACATGGCCGACTGGCACAAACTCACCGGCTACTACCCGGTGCGTAACAGCAGCATCACGGCGCTGCGTGCTCAGGGCTGGTTTACCAGTTCGCCGCTTCAGATCACGGCCTTCAATCAGTTGCTGGCCACCAAGTCCAACCCCGCCAGCGCGGGCGCGCTCAACGGCGTGGCGATCCAGACCCGCACCTTGATGGAACAGGGCCTTCAGAAAGTCACCGGCGGTCAGGGCGTGGACGCTGTGCTGAGCGACACCGCCAACCAGATCAACGCCGCGCTGACCGACTACAACAAGAACTTCAAGTAA
- a CDS encoding M50 family metallopeptidase, producing MSFFQGIASALTPAGLIWTLLIITAATFLHELAHYALARWQGVKVSSFSIGMGPVLGRRTWRGTEWRLSLLPIGGYVEIDGMAPDIEGDSVRAPTRGFASLGALGKIAVLLAGPLMNLLVAFLIITATLNVNGLSTPIDTQISVSQVLPDSRAQALGLQAGDTITAIDGQPLPPTYQEAGQSKPGWQRLASVLAVSGPHTLTLKRAGQVRTISFDWTARVGGAQQKLGVAYGPGISVTPLNLPQAAGQAGKTLVNAIPQVLNAFKNLFVRFFTLNLKTDEGVVGPVGTVQVVSQAASLGGWTLLGIAAAINLSLGFFNLLPIPGLDGGRILLVIVGVLRGRPLTFTQEQAVTAAGFGLVMLLTAFVLVRDLARFF from the coding sequence GTGAGTTTCTTTCAGGGCATCGCCTCGGCGCTCACGCCCGCTGGCCTGATCTGGACATTGCTGATCATCACTGCCGCCACCTTCCTGCACGAGCTGGCCCACTACGCGCTGGCCCGCTGGCAGGGCGTCAAGGTCAGCTCGTTTTCCATCGGCATGGGCCCGGTCCTGGGGCGGCGGACGTGGCGCGGCACCGAATGGCGCTTGAGCCTGCTGCCCATCGGGGGCTACGTCGAGATTGACGGCATGGCCCCCGACATCGAGGGCGACTCGGTTCGTGCGCCCACGCGGGGATTCGCCTCGCTGGGCGCGCTCGGCAAAATCGCAGTGCTGCTGGCCGGGCCGCTGATGAACCTGCTGGTGGCGTTCCTGATCATCACCGCCACTTTGAATGTCAATGGCCTCAGTACACCGATTGACACCCAGATCAGTGTCTCGCAGGTGCTGCCGGACTCGCGGGCGCAGGCGCTGGGACTTCAGGCGGGCGACACGATCACCGCTATTGACGGTCAGCCGCTGCCGCCGACTTACCAGGAAGCCGGGCAGAGCAAGCCTGGCTGGCAGCGCCTGGCCTCGGTGCTGGCTGTCAGCGGGCCGCATACCCTGACGCTGAAGCGGGCTGGACAGGTCAGGACAATCTCGTTCGACTGGACGGCCAGGGTGGGCGGCGCACAGCAAAAGCTCGGCGTCGCCTACGGCCCCGGCATCAGTGTGACGCCCCTGAACTTGCCGCAGGCCGCCGGTCAGGCCGGGAAAACTCTGGTCAATGCCATTCCGCAAGTCCTGAATGCCTTCAAGAACCTGTTCGTCCGCTTCTTCACCCTCAACCTCAAAACCGACGAGGGCGTGGTCGGGCCAGTCGGCACGGTGCAGGTTGTCTCGCAGGCGGCCAGTCTGGGCGGTTGGACCCTCCTGGGCATCGCGGCGGCGATCAACCTCAGCCTCGGCTTCTTCAACCTCCTGCCGATTCCGGGGCTGGACGGTGGGCGTATCCTGCTGGTCATCGTCGGCGTGCTGCGGGGCCGCCCGCTGACCTTTACCCAGGAGCAGGCGGTCACGGCGGCGGGCTTCGGGCTGGTGATGCTGCTGACCGCTTTCGTGCTGGTGCGCGATCTGGCGCGGTTCTTCTAG
- a CDS encoding DUF2259 domain-containing protein: protein MKRLLVLLVALSSLARAADFPHIVQQGFSRDARYHLLVTSWIQDGSGFPAAALQITDVRRNAVAYRLQHTWKQDGVSAARLAALVRTWRAGQLNVLKRYSLISPLPGERLFNVLPQSGYPSAAPISTLTKAGTFTLTSLPLASKCTFSDRPTLGLALTLGGRELQRDTRLPASRACASGYRLETAYRYKSGLAVIVRAYSQGFEGPDALPLVVTAALK, encoded by the coding sequence ATGAAACGCCTTCTCGTGCTGCTGGTTGCCCTCTCAAGCCTGGCCCGCGCTGCCGACTTTCCCCACATCGTCCAGCAGGGCTTCAGCCGAGATGCCCGCTATCACCTGCTGGTTACCTCGTGGATTCAGGACGGCAGCGGCTTCCCGGCGGCAGCGCTGCAAATCACCGATGTCCGGCGCAATGCTGTGGCCTACCGGCTTCAGCACACCTGGAAACAGGATGGGGTGAGCGCTGCCAGGCTGGCCGCTCTGGTCAGGACCTGGCGTGCCGGGCAGCTCAACGTCCTCAAGCGCTACAGTCTGATCTCGCCGCTACCGGGCGAGCGCCTCTTCAACGTCCTGCCGCAGTCGGGCTATCCCAGCGCCGCGCCGATCAGCACCCTGACGAAAGCAGGCACCTTCACCCTGACCAGCTTGCCGCTTGCCTCCAAGTGCACCTTCTCGGACCGTCCCACGCTTGGCCTGGCCCTCACCCTGGGCGGGCGCGAGTTGCAGCGCGACACCCGCCTGCCCGCCTCGCGGGCGTGTGCCAGCGGCTACCGGCTGGAGACGGCCTACCGCTACAAGTCAGGGCTGGCCGTCATTGTGCGGGCGTACTCGCAGGGCTTCGAGGGGCCAGATGCGTTGCCGCTGGTCGTGACGGCTGCATTGAAGTAA
- a CDS encoding glycerophosphodiester phosphodiesterase, whose amino-acid sequence MTPLLLGHRGTPRLHPENSLIGFQAALDAGLDGIETDVRRLGDGGLVICHDAQLPDGRKLDTLSHADLPPHVPLLPEVLAWAAQTGAYLNIEIKPELGRGDGRTEETLDLIRAYGLGQQVIVSSFSPLQLLAALQHAPQIARGFLYHRAYVIGGCNLVPPIARRLDLAALHPHFSLVTPEVMDTAQREGWRVNTWTVNDAGEGRRLLGMGVTGLIGDLPDALLATRSTS is encoded by the coding sequence ATGACACCGCTGCTGCTCGGCCACCGGGGCACGCCCCGCCTTCATCCCGAAAACTCGCTGATCGGCTTTCAAGCCGCGCTGGACGCCGGACTCGACGGCATCGAAACCGACGTGCGGCGGCTCGGCGACGGCGGGCTGGTAATCTGCCACGACGCCCAGTTGCCGGATGGACGCAAGCTGGACACGCTCAGCCACGCCGATCTGCCGCCCCACGTGCCGCTGCTGCCCGAGGTGCTGGCCTGGGCCGCCCAGACCGGGGCGTACCTCAACATCGAGATCAAACCCGAACTCGGCCGGGGCGACGGGCGCACCGAGGAAACCCTGGACCTGATCCGTGCCTACGGCCTCGGCCAGCAGGTGATCGTCAGCTCGTTCAGCCCACTGCAATTGCTGGCCGCCTTGCAGCACGCGCCGCAGATCGCGCGCGGCTTTCTGTACCACCGGGCCTACGTGATCGGCGGCTGCAATCTGGTGCCGCCCATCGCCCGGCGGCTCGACCTGGCGGCGCTGCACCCACATTTCAGCTTGGTGACGCCGGAAGTCATGGACACGGCCCAGCGGGAAGGCTGGCGGGTCAACACCTGGACCGTCAACGACGCGGGAGAAGGTCGGCGGCTGCTCGGCATGGGCGTCACAGGCCTGATCGGGGACCTGCCGGACGCGCTGCTGGCAACCCGCAGCACATCCTGA
- the metG gene encoding methionine--tRNA ligase, with amino-acid sequence MSTPDPTKEPFYITTAIDYANGAPHIGHVYEKILTDAIARYHRLAGYDVYFVTGTDEHGEKISKAAAKAGQTPQRFVDDLSQRAFKGLWDRLNISYDDFIRTTEARHKKYVQDVLQRVYAAGDIYFAEYEGLYSVGAERYVTEKELVPGPDGVKRFPGDKDPPELRREANYFFNMEKYQPWLLEHIQTHPEFIQPVGYRNEVIEMLREPIGPLSISRPKSRVPWGIELPWDADHVTYVWFDALLNYLSAPTSKGRPELFDHAWHVIGKDILKPHAVFWPTMLRAAGVAPYKKLVVHAHILAEDGRKMGKSLGNAIDPEALVGEYGVDAVRYTILREATLSADSPYGESILINRQNADLANDLGNLLSRTVSMIQKYRGGVLPAAGALNEREQGIRAAALSLPERIMGLVRDLKVNMALEAAMEFVRDLNRYIAESAPWALAKNPDDAGRLDTVLYTAAEGLRVASVALEAAIPSKARELRGQLGLGGQSYTLTPAWGLIASGTQVLGGPVLFPKPEPKGEITSTAPPAQPKPQPEKKVQPTTVETPIKTAEAAPEADSDNLISIDDFARIDLRIVEVVAAEAVAKADKLLKLTVRMGHADGSWEERTVVSGIRQWFTPEDLVGRKVVLVANLKPAKLRGIQSQGMILAAEDEHGNLDLLGTKLDLPSGTKVR; translated from the coding sequence ATGTCGACCCCAGACCCCACCAAAGAACCCTTTTACATCACCACCGCCATCGACTACGCCAACGGTGCGCCGCACATCGGGCACGTCTACGAGAAGATTCTGACCGACGCGATTGCCCGCTACCACCGCCTGGCCGGGTACGACGTGTACTTCGTGACCGGCACCGACGAGCACGGTGAGAAGATCAGCAAGGCCGCCGCCAAGGCCGGGCAAACGCCCCAGCGCTTCGTCGACGACCTGTCGCAGCGGGCCTTCAAAGGGCTGTGGGACAGGCTGAACATCAGCTACGACGACTTCATCCGCACCACTGAGGCCCGTCACAAGAAGTATGTGCAGGACGTGTTGCAGCGCGTCTACGCGGCGGGCGACATCTATTTTGCCGAGTACGAAGGCCTCTACTCGGTGGGGGCCGAGCGCTACGTGACCGAGAAGGAACTCGTCCCCGGGCCGGACGGCGTCAAGCGCTTTCCCGGCGACAAGGACCCGCCGGAACTGCGCCGTGAGGCCAACTACTTCTTCAACATGGAGAAGTACCAGCCCTGGCTGCTGGAGCATATTCAGACGCATCCGGAGTTCATCCAGCCGGTCGGCTACCGCAACGAGGTCATCGAGATGCTGCGCGAACCCATCGGGCCGCTGAGTATTTCCAGACCCAAGAGTCGGGTTCCGTGGGGCATCGAGCTGCCCTGGGATGCCGACCATGTGACGTATGTCTGGTTTGACGCGCTGCTCAATTACCTCTCCGCGCCCACCAGCAAGGGCCGCCCGGAGCTGTTCGATCACGCCTGGCACGTCATCGGCAAGGACATCCTCAAGCCGCACGCGGTTTTCTGGCCCACCATGCTGCGGGCGGCGGGCGTGGCTCCCTACAAGAAACTGGTCGTCCACGCGCACATCCTGGCCGAGGACGGACGCAAGATGGGCAAGTCGCTGGGCAACGCCATCGACCCCGAAGCGCTGGTGGGCGAGTACGGCGTGGACGCGGTGCGCTACACCATTCTGCGCGAGGCGACCCTCAGCGCCGACAGTCCCTACGGCGAGAGCATTCTGATCAATCGCCAGAACGCCGACCTCGCCAACGACCTGGGCAATCTGCTTTCGCGCACCGTCAGCATGATTCAGAAGTACCGGGGCGGCGTGCTGCCCGCTGCCGGAGCACTCAACGAACGCGAGCAGGGCATCCGGGCGGCGGCGCTGAGCTTACCCGAGCGGATCATGGGCCTGGTGCGCGACCTCAAGGTGAACATGGCCCTGGAAGCCGCGATGGAATTCGTGCGCGACCTCAACCGCTACATTGCCGAGAGCGCGCCCTGGGCGCTGGCGAAGAACCCCGACGACGCCGGAAGGCTCGACACCGTGCTGTACACCGCCGCCGAGGGCCTGCGGGTGGCGAGCGTGGCGCTGGAGGCAGCCATTCCCAGCAAGGCCCGCGAACTCAGGGGGCAACTCGGTCTGGGCGGCCAGAGCTACACCCTGACGCCCGCCTGGGGCCTGATCGCTTCCGGAACGCAGGTGCTGGGCGGGCCTGTTTTGTTTCCCAAGCCCGAGCCGAAGGGAGAAATAACCAGCACCGCGCCTCCCGCCCAGCCCAAGCCGCAACCCGAAAAGAAGGTTCAACCCACGACCGTCGAAACGCCCATCAAGACCGCCGAAGCCGCTCCAGAAGCTGACTCAGACAATCTCATCAGCATCGACGACTTTGCCAGAATTGACCTGCGCATCGTGGAAGTCGTGGCAGCGGAGGCGGTGGCCAAAGCCGACAAGCTGCTGAAACTGACCGTCAGAATGGGCCATGCTGATGGAAGCTGGGAGGAGCGCACTGTCGTCAGCGGCATCCGCCAGTGGTTCACGCCGGAAGACCTCGTAGGGCGCAAGGTGGTGCTGGTCGCCAACCTCAAGCCCGCCAAGCTGCGCGGCATCCAGTCGCAGGGCATGATTCTGGCCGCCGAGGACGAGCACGGCAACCTGGACCTGCTGGGCACGAAGCTGGACTTGCCGAGCGGCACGAAGGTTCGCTAA
- the dxr gene encoding 1-deoxy-D-xylulose-5-phosphate reductoisomerase, which yields MRLTLLGSTGSIGTQTLDVIRERGDTVLALAAGHNLDLLEAQVREFRPALVSVEQSVLPAARERLGPLARVIADPSEIAALEADVCVNAMSGLKGLAPTRAALEAGRAVALATKEAMVISHHLIWEAAARGGGRIVPVDSEHTGVYQALTGEHLDDVAELILTASGGPFREGPADLSQITPAQALRHPSWSMGRKITIDSATLFNKGLEVMEAASLYGVPVSRVGVLVHPQSIVHALVRFRDGSLKAQLGPTDMRLSIAYAIDAAPSGMSAPGDVRGVRRRGEVAGHLGFHLTGQLEFSDPDLARFPCLGLAYRAGSEGALSPAVLNAADEVAVDAFLNGRLSFLGIARVLETVLDEAPGGELTWDSLAQTDAWARRRAGELIHDEVSV from the coding sequence ATGCGCCTGACCTTGCTTGGCTCCACCGGCTCTATCGGCACCCAGACGCTTGACGTGATCCGGGAGCGCGGCGACACGGTCCTGGCGCTGGCGGCGGGCCACAACCTCGATCTGCTCGAAGCCCAGGTCCGTGAGTTTCGCCCCGCGCTCGTCAGCGTGGAGCAAAGCGTGCTGCCCGCTGCCCGCGAGCGCCTCGGTCCACTCGCCCGCGTCATCGCCGACCCCTCGGAGATTGCCGCACTGGAGGCCGACGTGTGCGTCAATGCCATGAGCGGTCTCAAGGGACTTGCTCCCACCCGCGCCGCACTGGAGGCGGGCCGGGCAGTGGCGCTGGCGACCAAGGAGGCAATGGTCATCAGCCACCACCTGATCTGGGAAGCGGCGGCGCGCGGCGGCGGGCGAATCGTGCCGGTGGACTCCGAGCATACCGGCGTGTATCAGGCGCTGACCGGCGAACATCTCGACGATGTGGCCGAGCTGATCCTGACCGCTTCGGGAGGACCCTTTCGTGAAGGCCCCGCCGACCTCAGCCAGATCACTCCGGCCCAGGCGCTCAGGCATCCCTCGTGGAGCATGGGCCGCAAGATCACCATCGACTCGGCCACCTTATTTAACAAGGGGCTGGAAGTCATGGAGGCCGCCAGCCTCTACGGGGTGCCGGTGTCGCGGGTGGGCGTGCTGGTGCATCCGCAGAGCATCGTTCACGCGCTGGTGCGCTTCCGTGACGGCAGCTTGAAGGCCCAGCTCGGCCCCACCGATATGCGGCTCTCGATTGCCTACGCCATCGACGCCGCGCCCAGCGGGATGAGCGCTCCCGGCGACGTGCGCGGCGTGCGCCGCCGGGGAGAGGTCGCCGGGCACCTGGGCTTTCACCTGACCGGCCAACTTGAATTTTCCGATCCTGATCTGGCCCGCTTTCCCTGCCTGGGCCTGGCCTACCGCGCCGGAAGCGAGGGCGCGCTGAGTCCAGCGGTTCTCAACGCCGCCGACGAGGTGGCAGTGGACGCTTTTCTGAATGGTCGGCTCAGCTTCCTGGGCATCGCCAGGGTGCTGGAAACCGTGCTGGACGAAGCACCGGGCGGCGAACTGACCTGGGATAGCTTGGCGCAGACCGACGCCTGGGCGCGGCGGCGGGCGGGCGAATTGATTCACGACGAGGTCAGCGTATGA
- a CDS encoding ABC transporter substrate-binding protein, with translation MKRIIIMLALGSAVQTAAAQTTIEFWHTFGDVKRGGWIQDRADEFNKLHPDLKVIPSFKGGDNELISATILSARQGNPPAISQIFEGGSQLALDSGVFQPVSAIKNVDFSDYIKPVLNFYTISGKVNSLPFNSSSPVLYYNKTLMQKAGLNPLRPPTTFGAMLDDCKKIKAANIGVTCFGMSVNGWFIENWLAEQNQTFLNNNNGRSGRATASNLDSAAAKTIFNFFKTLQDNNYYSYTGKLEDYDGSDAIFNNQKVVFHITSTSKIGNNSDAAKRAGFSLGVARLPIPDNTRRNGVVLGGASLWIAKNLSKEKAEGALDFALYMTNTKNMASWHQLTGYYPVRQSSINLLKEQGWFAEAPLQLVAFNQQTNTIPSPATAGALNGAGPETRKITEQALQKVLNGTPVDAALSEAKARVDAALSDYNANFK, from the coding sequence ATGAAGAGAATCATCATCATGCTGGCACTGGGGAGTGCCGTGCAGACGGCGGCGGCCCAGACGACCATCGAGTTCTGGCACACCTTCGGCGACGTCAAACGTGGCGGCTGGATTCAGGACCGCGCCGACGAGTTCAACAAGCTCCACCCCGATCTCAAGGTAATCCCCAGCTTCAAGGGCGGCGACAACGAACTCATCTCGGCCACCATTCTCTCGGCCCGCCAGGGCAATCCCCCGGCCATCTCCCAGATTTTCGAGGGCGGCTCTCAACTCGCACTCGACAGCGGAGTATTCCAGCCGGTCAGCGCCATCAAGAACGTGGACTTCTCGGATTACATCAAGCCGGTCCTCAACTTCTATACCATCAGCGGCAAGGTCAACAGCCTGCCCTTCAACTCAAGCAGCCCGGTGCTGTACTACAACAAAACCCTGATGCAGAAGGCCGGGCTCAATCCCCTCAGGCCGCCCACCACCTTCGGCGCAATGCTCGACGACTGCAAGAAGATCAAGGCCGCCAACATCGGTGTGACCTGTTTCGGCATGAGCGTCAACGGCTGGTTCATCGAAAACTGGCTGGCCGAGCAGAACCAGACTTTCCTCAACAACAACAACGGCAGGAGCGGGCGGGCCACCGCCAGCAATCTGGACAGCGCCGCCGCCAAGACCATCTTCAATTTCTTCAAGACCCTGCAGGACAACAACTACTATTCCTATACCGGCAAGCTGGAAGATTACGACGGCTCGGACGCCATTTTCAACAACCAGAAAGTGGTGTTTCACATCACCTCGACTTCCAAGATCGGCAACAACTCCGACGCGGCCAAGCGGGCAGGTTTCTCGCTGGGCGTCGCCCGACTGCCGATTCCCGACAACACCAGACGCAACGGTGTGGTGCTGGGGGGTGCGAGCCTGTGGATCGCCAAGAACCTGAGCAAGGAAAAAGCGGAGGGCGCGCTCGACTTTGCCCTCTACATGACCAACACCAAGAACATGGCGTCGTGGCACCAACTGACCGGCTACTATCCGGTGCGCCAGAGCAGCATCAATCTGCTCAAAGAGCAGGGCTGGTTCGCCGAGGCCCCACTGCAACTCGTCGCCTTCAATCAGCAGACCAACACCATTCCGAGTCCGGCGACGGCGGGAGCACTCAACGGCGCGGGGCCGGAAACCCGCAAGATCACAGAGCAGGCGCTGCAAAAAGTTCTCAACGGCACCCCGGTAGACGCCGCGCTGAGCGAGGCCAAAGCCCGCGTGGACGCCGCGCTGAGCGATTACAACGCCAACTTCAAATAA